Genomic segment of Nostoc sp. TCL240-02:
AAGACGTTCTTGAAAAACGTACCCCCCACCGTCAAGCTCATTTAGACGGATTAGCAAAACAAAAAGAATCCGGTGTGCTGATTACTATTGGCCCCACCAAAGATGTTACAAAAGTTTTTGGGATTTACGAAGCCGAAGACGAAGCCACTGTGCGCCAGTTGATTGAAAACGATCCCTACTGGAAAAATGGCATCTGGACTGAATATTCTGTCAAAGAATGGATTCAGGCTGTTTAAATTGGGCATGGGGTATGGGGCATTGATTTTGACATCCTCACCGCCGTGAACGCAC
This window contains:
- a CDS encoding YciI family protein — its product is MTKYVLWGTYCEDVLEKRTPHRQAHLDGLAKQKESGVLITIGPTKDVTKVFGIYEAEDEATVRQLIENDPYWKNGIWTEYSVKEWIQAV